Proteins encoded together in one Telopea speciosissima isolate NSW1024214 ecotype Mountain lineage chromosome 6, Tspe_v1, whole genome shotgun sequence window:
- the LOC122664335 gene encoding peroxisomal membrane protein 11-4 gives MNDTVDKLVVFLAKRDGIDKLVKTFQYVSKLVHWHVETTHPDIAQRFKQWEVSSGLGRKAFRTGRFLTGFNGLRRNPGSTPTFRFLAVLANAGEMVYFFFDHFLWLSRIGAIDTGLATKMSFISAFGESLGYVFFIISDFIIIKQGIEAQRRLLLQPPAGSKEGNITEKDMKTEEILRKIRADRVMRLMAVAANVADLIIALADIEPNPFCNHAVSLGISGLVSAWAGWYRNWPS, from the coding sequence ATGAATGACACAGTAGATAAGCTTGTTGTCTTCCTAGCAAAGAGAGATGGCATAGACAAGCTAGTCAAGACTTTTCAGTATGTCTCTAAGCTTGTTCATTGGCACGTTGAGACTACCCACCCAGACATTGCTCAAAGATTCAAACAGTGGGAGGTATCATCTGGACTCGGTCGTAAAGCTTTTCGAACAGGTCGTTTCCTCACTGGCTTCAATGGTCTCCGCCGAAACCCAGGCTCTACCCCAACCTTCCGTTTCCTTGCTGTTCTTGCTAATGCTGGAGAGATGGTCTACTTCTTCTTCGATCACTTCCTATGGTTGTCGAGAATTGGAGCGATAGATACAGGGCTAGCCACGAAGATGAGCTTCATTTCAGCCTTTGGAGAGTCTTTGGGTTATGTATTCTTCATCATATCTGACTTCATTATCATCAAACAGGGAATTGAGGCACAACGAAGGCTCCTTCTGCAGCCACCTGCAGGGTCAAAAGAAGGAAACATTACAGAGAAAGATATGAAGACAGAGGAAATTTTAAGGAAGATCAGAGCTGATAGGGTGATGAGGTTGATGGCTGTGGCTGCCAATGTTGCTGATCTAATTATTGCATTGGCAGACATTGAGCCTAATCCATTCTGCAACCATGCTGTCTCACTGGGTATTAGTGGGTTAGTCTCTGCATGGGCTGGTTGGTATAGAAACTGGCCTTCTTGA
- the LOC122664333 gene encoding uncharacterized protein LOC122664333, translating into MMASLGWSPPTIATAPGSQFRLQSLGLLKAPRPLHGFTFSRIRLKHAPICCTKLTPWEPSPITYSLTEDTDESFLKGSSNIFESMNAKDTAQIPAPGIVNASDQLSLPQLLKWPIWLLGPFVLLTTGMVPTLWLPLSSVFLGPNIASFLSLVGLDCIFNIGATLFLLMADACALPREPTETCKSEAPLSYRFWNMVASVVGFVIPLSMLLATHKGIIEPQLSFISFAVLLGPYLLLLSIQMLTEMLTWHWKSTVWLVTPIVYEAYRLLQLMRGLKLAAELGTSAWVVHTIRGLVSWWVLVLGMQLMRVAWFAGFTARVRKQP; encoded by the coding sequence ATGATGGCATCTTTGGGGTGGTCACCACCAACCATTGCAACAGCTCCTGGTTCACAGTTCCGTCTGCAAAGCCTGGGATTGTTGAAAGCTCCAAGACCACTACATGGGTTCACCTTTTCTCGTATTCGTCTCAAACATGCCCCTATTTGTTGCACCAAATTGACTCCCTGGGAACCTTCCCCCATCACATATTCTCTTACTGAAGATACAGATGAGAGCTTCTTGAAAGGAAGTAGTAACATATTTGAATCTATGAATGCTAAAGACACAGCTCAAATTCCAGCTCCTGGTATTGTAAATGCAAGTGATCAGCTATCCTTGCCCCAACTTCTTAAATGGCCTATATGGCTTCTGGGTCCTTTTGTGTTGCTTACCACAGGCATGGTACCCACACTATGGTTACCTTTGTCATCTGTATTTCTTGGTCCTAACATAGCCAGCTTTCTTTCCTTAGTGGGGCTTGATTGTATCTTTAACATTGGTGCAACCTTGTTTCTCCTGATGGCTGATGCATGTGCTCTACCTAGGGAGCCAACTGAAACCTGCAAAAGTGAAGCTCCTCTTAGTTACAGATTCTGGAACATGGTTGCAAGCGTAGTTGGCTTTGTCATCCCACTGTCAATGCTCTTGGCTACGCACAAAGGCATTATAGAACCACAACTGTCATTTATCTCTTTTGCTGTACTTTTGGGTCCCTACCTTCTGCTTCTGTCTATACAAATGTTGACAGAGATGCTGACATGGCACTGGAAATCAACAGTGTGGCTTGTTACCCCAATTGTTTACGAGGCCTATCGGTTGTTGCAGCTGATGAGGGGGTTGAAGTTGGCGGCAGAACTTGGTACATCTGCATGGGTTGTGCATACAATTAGAGGGCTGGTTTCATGGTGGGTGCTGGTCCTTGGGATGCAGTTAATGAGGGTTGCCTGGTTTGCTGGATTCACTGCTCGAGTTCGCAAACAACCTTGA
- the LOC122664331 gene encoding luc7-like protein 3 has protein sequence MDAQRALLDELMGAARNLTEEERKNYREICWDDKEVCGFYMVRFCPHDLFVNTRSDLGPCPRIHDPKLKESFEKSPRHDSYVPKFEAELAQFCEKLVLDLDRKVRRGRERLAQEVEVTPSAPIPSEKSEQLSVLEEKIKNLLEQVETLGETGKVDEAEALMRKVEILNVEKTILTQQPQNEKALMLTQEKKMALCEICGSFLVANDAAERTQSHVTGKQHIGYGMVRDFIDEYKEAMEKAREEERLAKEKEAEERRKQRQKENDSRGRRSVSGERERYHDRDREREQDRYRERERSREWNGRGSREGGRGDWKHNNYRNGRDGARDRYRDRSGSIDMKRERGRGRSRSRSPIRHAHRRSSRSPIRP, from the exons ATGGATGCACAGAGAGCTTTGTTGGATGAACTCATGGGAGCAG CCCGTAATCTTAccgaagaggagagaaagaattACAGGGAGATATGCTGGGATGATAAAGAGGTTTGTGGTTTCTATATGGTTCGATTTTGCCCTCATGATTTGTTCGTCAACACTCGGAGTGATCTTG GACCTTGCCCTCGAATCCACGATCCGAAGCTGAAAGAGAG TTTTGAAAAGTCCCCCAGACATGACTCTTATGTGCCCAAGTTTGAGGCTGAACTTGCTCAGTTTTGCGAGAAACTG GTCTTAGACTTGGATAGAAAGGTTAGGCGTGGTCGGGAACGCCTAGCTCAGGAGGTCGAAGTTACTCCCTCTGCTCCAATCCCAAGTGAGAAGTCGGAGCAGTTATCTGTGCTGGAAGAGAAGATAAAGAATCTGTTGGAGCAAGTggagacccttggtgaaacaGGCAAGGTGGATGAAGCTGAGGCACTCATGAGGAAG GTGGAAATCCTGAATGTTGAGAAGACAATCTTGACTCAACAACCACAGAATGAAAAAGCCTTGATGCTTACACAAGAGAAAAAGATGGCGCTGTGTGAGATATGTGGTTCTTTCCTTGTAGCAAATGATGCTGCAGAGAGGACACAATCTCATGTGACAGGCAAGCAGCATATTGGTTATGGCATGGTTCGGGACTTCATTGACGAGTACAAG GAAGCTATGGAGAAAGCAAGGGAAGAGGAAAGACtagcaaaggaaaaagaagCGGAAGAACGGAGAAAGCAGAGGCAAAAGGAAAATGACAGTAGAGGTAGAAGAAGTGTTtcaggggagagagagaggtaccaTGATCGAGACCGAGAAAGGGAGCAAGATCGATACCGAGAACGGGAAAGATCTCGGGAGTGGAATGGTAGGGGAAGCcgagaaggggggaggggggattggAAGCACAACAATTACCGGAATGGAAGAGATGGAGCAAGAGACAGGTACCGTGACAGAAGTGGGAGTATTGATATGAAAAGAGAAAGGGGTCGAGGTAGGAGCAGATCACGTTCCCCTATTAGACATGCTCACAGGAGATCTTCAAGAAGTCCAATCCGCCCATAG